The following proteins are encoded in a genomic region of Drosophila miranda strain MSH22 chromosome 4, D.miranda_PacBio2.1, whole genome shotgun sequence:
- the LOC108164052 gene encoding protein rolling stone produces the protein MSKLQVIVHPVKKEFARKSCGFDHDTPDDFVKSQWQTCTKSMIYLFYRWFMALFFLGVVIESMWPLANDDTSYWLYFIYMTNWGIWMCMLTNLLGAVLVSIWHYHPEYADKLLNVKSSFSYFRLYWGMHIITLVLSIVITIIYWTILYDANETSLDATNVLTHAFNSICMFIDLWIVAHPLRLLHIFLPVLFGVIYAIFSYIYQVCGGINKKGKPYIYHVIDWTKPQSSFLTVLGILILSCCVYVLLFAFFKLRMFLHRRCHRANFVLPTTGPKVNGGSDDKQTGNGIQHSSPRISMVLGNFAGYENQAYAPSVGEQSSKK, from the exons ATGAGCAAACTTCAGGTGATTGTTCATCCCGTAAAGAAAGAGTTTGCACGCAAAAGCTGCGGCTTTGATCATGACACGCCCGATGATTTTGTCAAATCGCAG TGGCAAACATGTACTAAGAGCATGATATATTTGTTCTATCGCTGGTTCATGGCGCTGTTCTTTTTGGGCGTGGTAATCGAGTCCATGTGGCCTCTGGCAAACGATGATACCAGCTATTGGCTGTACTTTATCTACATGACCAATTGGGGCATATGGATGTGTATGCTGACAAATCTATTGGGTGCCGTACTAGTCAGCATTTGGCATTATCATCCGGAATATGCGG ACAAACTTTTGAATGTTAAGAGTTCCTTTAGTTACTTTCGTTTATATTGGGGTATGCACATCATAACTCTGGTTTTATCCATTGTCATTACGATTATCTATTGGACTATACTGTATGATG CTAATGAGACCTCCTTGGACGCCACAAATGTGCTCACTCATGCCTTCAACTCGATTTGCATGTTCATCGATCTGTGGATTGTGGCACATCCGCTGCGGCTACTTCATATATTTCTACCAGTACTATTCGGCGTCATCTATGCCATCTTCTCGTACATCTATCAAGTGTGTGGCGGCATCAACAA GAAAGGCAAACCTTATATCTATCATGTGATCGACTGGACTAAGCCCCAGAGCTCCTTCCTCACAGTTCTGGGGATTCTTATTCTTTCCTGTTGCGTCTACGTCCTGCTTTTCGCTTTCTTCAAGCTCCGGATGTTCCTCCACCGGCGCTGCCACAGAGCAAACTTTGTTTTGCCCACGACTGGTCCTAAGGTGAATGGAGGATCGGATGACAAGCAAACAGGGAACGGTATACAGCACTCTTCCCCCCGCATATCCATGGTTCTGGGCAATTTCGCTGGCTACGAGAACCAGGCCTATGCCCCCAGTGTGGGAGAGCAGTCGAGTAAGAAATAA
- the LOC108164053 gene encoding sex-regulated protein janus-A, whose translation MDISRKLLLPTWRPLLRAIRGPRSYSDNAVASLLKFPLVTLEEGKSKYVLSHVYIHGMMGEARQVIRSSPRAKYHLNIYEKLQKEANKLGLCTQGLGGGYIEYDPQKKYIKVYGKSGVLGKADHKKSQAILRKAYPDVKIDAERGSMKP comes from the exons ATGGATATAAGCCGAAAGCTCCTTTTGCCCACCTGGCGTCCTCTACTGCGGG CCATTCGTGGGCCACGTTCGTATAGTGACAATGCAGTGGCATCCCTGCTTAAATTCCCTTTGGTCACGTTGGAGGAAGGAAAGTCCAAATATGTGCTGTCCCACGTTTATATCCATGGTATGATGGGCGAGGCCAGGCAGGTGATTCGCAGCAGCCCCAGAGCCAAGTACCATT TGAATATCTATGAAAAACTTCAAAAGGAGGCCAACAAATTGGGTTTGTGCACCCAGGGCCTGGGCGGCGGCTATATCGAATATGATCCGCAGAAGAAATACATTAAAGTCTATGGCAAATCGGGAGTCTTGGGCAAGGCCGATCATAAGAAGTCCCAGGCCATTTTGCGTAAGGCTTATCCAGACGTTAAGATCGATGCAGAGCGCGGGAGTATGAAGCCCTAA